A single window of Streptomyces cathayae DNA harbors:
- a CDS encoding 4'-phosphopantetheinyl transferase family protein translates to MIEELLPATVVVMEARGDEGADAPLYPQEAALMERAVEKRRREFRAVRSCARRAMEKLGVPPQPVLPGERGAPGWPAGLAGSMTHCTGYCAAALVRADDLASLGIDAEVQGPLPEGVLSSVALPGEAERIGRLAVDRPEVHWDRLLFSAKEAVYKAWFPLTGKWLDFMEADIELSTDPGERTRGGFRAALLVPGPWVGDRRLDHFTGRWTAESGLVATAVAVPHG, encoded by the coding sequence ATGATCGAGGAACTGCTGCCGGCCACGGTCGTCGTCATGGAGGCCCGCGGCGACGAGGGCGCCGACGCCCCGCTCTACCCGCAGGAGGCGGCGCTCATGGAGCGGGCGGTCGAGAAGCGCCGCCGGGAGTTCCGGGCGGTGCGCTCCTGCGCCCGGCGGGCCATGGAGAAGCTCGGAGTACCCCCGCAGCCCGTGCTGCCCGGCGAGCGCGGCGCACCGGGCTGGCCGGCCGGGCTGGCCGGCAGCATGACCCACTGCACGGGCTACTGCGCCGCCGCCCTCGTCCGGGCCGACGACCTGGCCTCCCTCGGCATCGACGCGGAGGTCCAGGGGCCGCTGCCCGAGGGGGTGCTGTCCTCCGTCGCCCTGCCCGGGGAGGCGGAGCGGATCGGCCGGCTGGCCGTGGACCGGCCCGAGGTGCACTGGGACCGGCTGCTGTTCAGCGCCAAGGAGGCCGTCTACAAGGCGTGGTTCCCGCTCACCGGGAAGTGGCTGGACTTCATGGAGGCCGACATCGAGTTGTCCACCGACCCGGGCGAACGGACGCGCGGCGGTTTCCGGGCGGCGCTCCTGGTCCCCGGCCCGTGGGTGGGCGACCGCCGCCTCGACCACTTCACGGGCCGCTGGACCGCCGAGAGCGGCCTGGTCGCGACGGCGGTCGCCGTACCCCACGGCTGA
- a CDS encoding ATP-grasp domain-containing protein, which translates to MASCVRVWLNRTYAENVFFIDQVRRNPHDRAVEIHATHGDPDSPVLAAADTAELEPENLSPAAYVEYALAQCARRGIDVFVPRLHQGAVVAHRAEFEAAGTALLAPPPEAVAVFHDKAIAYEAVQAIGVSVPPWWRVRSADELVRAVEELEALGYRACFKPASGAGGVGFRVITRAPFGLGQLSGFPSSQVPLDLVVAAVRQAEKPVDWLVMPVLEEPEVSVDCLTGTDNRVRLSVGRTKNGRRRGFTLHERWLEPARRIAEGFGLHHLSNIQFRMFGEQPVLMDVNTRPAGGLHQLSLCGVNAPWAAVRLALGEDPGEISPPFLGQDYSVVSGPRPLRPVSAPQRLPDLPAELPAPALSGVPAAAVAGDAVAGGPAWGPGHR; encoded by the coding sequence ATGGCCTCATGCGTACGCGTATGGCTCAACCGCACGTACGCGGAGAACGTGTTCTTCATCGATCAGGTGAGAAGGAATCCCCACGATCGGGCCGTCGAGATCCATGCCACGCACGGCGACCCCGACTCCCCCGTACTGGCCGCGGCCGACACCGCCGAGCTGGAACCCGAGAACCTGTCCCCGGCGGCGTACGTCGAGTACGCGCTCGCCCAGTGTGCGCGGCGCGGCATCGACGTGTTCGTGCCCCGGCTGCACCAGGGGGCCGTCGTCGCGCACCGCGCGGAGTTCGAGGCGGCCGGTACGGCGCTGCTGGCGCCGCCGCCCGAGGCCGTGGCCGTCTTCCACGACAAGGCGATCGCCTACGAGGCCGTGCAGGCGATCGGGGTGTCCGTGCCGCCGTGGTGGCGGGTGCGGTCGGCGGACGAGCTGGTGCGTGCCGTGGAGGAGCTGGAGGCGCTGGGGTACCGGGCGTGCTTCAAGCCCGCCTCCGGCGCGGGCGGTGTGGGCTTCCGGGTGATCACCCGTGCCCCCTTCGGCCTCGGGCAGCTGAGCGGTTTCCCCAGCTCGCAGGTGCCGCTCGATCTGGTGGTGGCGGCGGTGCGGCAGGCGGAGAAGCCGGTGGACTGGCTGGTGATGCCGGTGCTCGAGGAGCCGGAGGTGTCGGTGGACTGCCTCACCGGGACGGACAACCGGGTCCGGCTGTCCGTCGGCCGCACCAAGAACGGCCGCCGCAGGGGGTTCACCCTGCACGAGCGGTGGCTGGAGCCGGCCCGGCGGATCGCGGAGGGTTTCGGCCTGCACCACCTGTCCAACATCCAGTTCCGGATGTTCGGCGAACAGCCGGTGCTGATGGACGTCAACACCCGCCCGGCCGGTGGCCTGCACCAGCTGTCGCTGTGCGGGGTGAACGCGCCGTGGGCCGCCGTGCGGCTGGCGCTCGGCGAGGACCCGGGCGAGATCTCCCCGCCGTTCCTGGGCCAGGACTACTCGGTGGTGTCCGGCCCGCGTCCGCTGCGTCCCGTGTCGGCGCCGCAGCGGCTCCCCGACCTGCCCGCGGAGCTGCCCGCGCCCGCGCTGAGCGGTGTGCCGGCCGCGGCGGTGGCCGGGGACGCCGTGGCCGGTGGCCCGGCCTGGGGCCCGGGCCACCGGTAG
- a CDS encoding carbohydrate ABC transporter permease translates to MSSTRTLVSPAVLARQPGRAVYWAVFTGVVVLFTLAFLFPVHWMVSGAMKSPDEVARTPPTLLPERWSTSGYTDAWDLMQLPAHLWNTVVQAAGAWLFQLVFCTAAAYALSRLRPAFGKVILGGILATLMVPAQALVVPKYLTVADLGLLNDPLAIWLPAVANAFNLYLLKRFFDHLPRDVLEAAAIDGAGRLRTLWSIVLPLSRPVLGVVSIFALVAVWQDFLWPLMVFSDTGKQPISVALVQLSQNVQLTVLIAAMVIASIPMVALFLVFQRHIIAGISAGGSKG, encoded by the coding sequence GTGAGCAGCACCCGCACCCTCGTCTCCCCGGCGGTCCTGGCCCGGCAGCCCGGCAGGGCCGTCTACTGGGCCGTGTTCACCGGCGTCGTCGTCCTGTTCACGCTCGCCTTCCTCTTCCCCGTCCACTGGATGGTGAGCGGTGCGATGAAGTCGCCGGACGAGGTGGCGCGCACCCCGCCCACCCTCCTCCCGGAGCGATGGAGCACCAGCGGGTACACCGACGCCTGGGACCTGATGCAGCTGCCGGCCCACCTGTGGAACACGGTGGTGCAGGCAGCCGGCGCCTGGCTGTTCCAGCTGGTGTTCTGCACGGCCGCCGCCTACGCGCTGTCCAGGCTCCGGCCCGCCTTCGGCAAGGTGATCCTCGGCGGCATCCTCGCCACCCTGATGGTCCCGGCGCAGGCCCTCGTCGTACCGAAGTACCTGACCGTGGCGGACCTCGGCCTCCTCAACGACCCCCTCGCCATCTGGCTGCCGGCCGTCGCCAACGCCTTCAACCTCTACCTGCTCAAGCGGTTCTTCGACCACCTGCCCCGGGACGTGCTGGAAGCCGCCGCCATCGACGGCGCCGGGAGACTGCGCACCCTGTGGTCGATCGTCCTGCCCCTGTCGCGCCCGGTGCTCGGCGTGGTGTCGATCTTCGCGCTGGTCGCCGTGTGGCAGGACTTCCTGTGGCCGCTGATGGTCTTCTCCGACACCGGGAAACAGCCGATCAGCGTGGCCCTGGTGCAGTTGTCGCAGAACGTCCAGCTGACCGTGCTCATCGCCGCGATGGTGATCGCCAGCATCCCCATGGTCGCGCTGTTCCTCGTCTTCCAGCGGCACATCATCGCCGGGATCAGCGCGGGCGGCTCCAAGGGCTGA
- a CDS encoding LacI family DNA-binding transcriptional regulator, whose product MTRRLAVVAKKVGVSEATVSRVLNGKPGVSAVTRQAVLSALDVLGYERPTQLRGERARLVGLVLPELQNPIFPAFAEVIGGALAQLGLTPVLCTQTRGGVSEADYVSLLLQQQVSGVVFAGGLYAQADAPHDHYRQLAERNIPVVLVNAAIEHLGFPGVSCDDAVAVEQAWRHLASLGHERIGLVLGPADHVPSARKLAAARAFAAEVPDAHVARAMFSIEGGHAAAARLIDRGVTGFICASDPLALGVVRAARRKGLDVPARISVVGYDDSALMNCTEPPLTTVRQPIEAMGKAVVELLNAQINGRPVAAEELLFEPELVVRGSTAQAPRP is encoded by the coding sequence ATGACGCGACGACTTGCTGTGGTGGCGAAGAAGGTCGGGGTCAGCGAGGCCACGGTCAGCCGAGTGCTCAACGGCAAGCCGGGAGTCTCCGCGGTCACCCGGCAGGCGGTGCTCTCCGCGCTGGACGTGCTCGGCTACGAGCGGCCCACCCAGCTGCGCGGTGAGCGCGCCCGGCTGGTCGGCCTGGTGCTGCCCGAGCTGCAGAACCCGATCTTCCCCGCCTTCGCGGAGGTCATCGGCGGCGCGCTGGCCCAGCTCGGGCTGACGCCGGTGCTGTGCACCCAGACGCGGGGCGGTGTCTCCGAGGCGGACTACGTGTCGCTGCTGCTCCAGCAGCAGGTGTCCGGCGTCGTCTTCGCCGGCGGGCTCTACGCCCAGGCGGACGCTCCCCACGACCACTACCGGCAGCTCGCCGAGCGGAACATCCCCGTCGTCCTCGTCAACGCGGCCATAGAGCACCTGGGTTTTCCGGGCGTCTCCTGCGACGACGCCGTGGCCGTGGAACAGGCGTGGCGGCATCTGGCCTCGCTCGGTCACGAGCGGATCGGTCTGGTGCTCGGCCCCGCCGACCACGTGCCGTCGGCCCGCAAACTGGCCGCCGCCCGTGCGTTCGCCGCGGAGGTGCCCGACGCGCACGTCGCCCGCGCCATGTTCTCCATCGAGGGCGGGCACGCCGCCGCCGCCCGGCTCATCGACCGGGGCGTCACCGGCTTCATCTGCGCCAGCGACCCCCTCGCCCTCGGCGTGGTCCGGGCCGCCCGCCGCAAAGGGCTGGACGTCCCCGCGCGGATCTCGGTCGTGGGGTACGACGACTCGGCCCTGATGAACTGCACCGAGCCGCCGCTCACCACCGTCCGCCAGCCCATCGAGGCCATGGGCAAGGCCGTGGTGGAGCTGCTGAACGCACAGATCAACGGGCGCCCGGTGGCCGCCGAGGAGCTGTTGTTCGAGCCCGAGCTGGTGGTGCGGGGGTCGACGGCGCAGGCACCCCGCCCCTGA
- a CDS encoding helix-turn-helix domain-containing protein translates to MTGGFEGPDTAPTTALSAVVARVTALADRLEVPHAEIFDVGRLSAASGVPEPVVKALLSGRPAGEPEVQTRFVQRLDLLRRTRLKPNSRKYTQQEIADGAGMSRQQAGALINGDRRPTMEHCDAIQRFFRVHAGFLTAEDPEALAIALQHTEQELLQTLADRERRAAAAADDPLERLLRDHGVRGIAWRAAQLPTDQHRDKVAEWLDMLLESVQRPHS, encoded by the coding sequence GTGACGGGTGGCTTCGAGGGTCCGGACACCGCGCCGACGACCGCGCTGTCGGCCGTCGTCGCCCGCGTCACCGCACTCGCCGACCGGCTCGAGGTGCCGCACGCCGAGATCTTCGACGTCGGCCGGCTGTCCGCGGCGTCCGGTGTTCCGGAACCGGTGGTCAAGGCTCTGCTGAGCGGCCGGCCCGCGGGCGAGCCCGAGGTGCAGACCCGGTTCGTGCAGCGCCTGGACCTGCTGCGCCGTACCCGGCTCAAGCCGAACAGCCGCAAGTACACGCAGCAGGAGATCGCGGACGGCGCGGGCATGTCCCGCCAGCAGGCCGGTGCCCTGATCAACGGCGACCGGCGTCCCACCATGGAACACTGCGACGCCATCCAGCGGTTCTTCCGGGTGCACGCCGGATTCCTCACCGCCGAGGACCCCGAAGCGCTCGCCATCGCCCTCCAGCACACCGAGCAGGAACTGCTGCAGACCCTCGCGGACCGTGAGCGGCGGGCCGCCGCGGCGGCCGACGACCCGCTGGAGCGGCTGCTGCGGGACCACGGCGTGCGCGGAATCGCGTGGCGGGCCGCGCAGCTCCCCACCGACCAGCACCGCGACAAGGTCGCGGAGTGGCTGGACATGCTCCTGGAGAGCGTCCAGCGGCCCCACTCCTGA
- a CDS encoding ABC transporter substrate-binding protein — MRSTGIRRTLVALGVGALTLTACGSHDDRAADGKTRITVNCMPPKSAEVDRRFFEEEIAAFEKENPDIDVVPHDAFPCQDPKTFDAKLAGGQMEDVFYTYFTDAGHVVDINQAADLTPYLKESKSYGTIQQQLRDIYTVDGRIYGVPRTGYSMGLVYHRALFEKAGLDPDRPPTTWAEVRAAAKRIAALGDGTVGYADYSAQNQGGWHFTAELYSRGGDVVTPDGEKAAVDSPEGRAVLQTLHDMRWKDDSMGSKQLLVINDVQQMMGAGKLGMYLAAPDNIPILVKEKGAEYEDLALAPMPGGKATLIGGDGYMIDKKASPEQIRAGLKWLDHMFLTPGDGFLGDYARAGKNDAPVGLPEPRLFTGAADAEDQQAKKANANVPVENYQAFLDGNQSLEMKIEPPRAQQLYSVLDGVVSAVLTKEDADIDRLLKDASGKIDGILARG; from the coding sequence ATGAGAAGCACCGGGATCCGCCGCACCCTCGTCGCGCTAGGCGTCGGCGCCCTCACCCTCACCGCCTGCGGCTCGCACGACGACCGGGCGGCCGACGGCAAGACCCGCATCACGGTCAACTGCATGCCGCCCAAGAGCGCGGAGGTCGACCGCCGGTTCTTCGAGGAGGAGATCGCCGCCTTCGAGAAGGAGAACCCGGACATCGACGTCGTCCCGCACGACGCCTTCCCCTGCCAGGACCCGAAGACCTTCGACGCCAAGCTCGCCGGAGGGCAGATGGAGGACGTCTTCTACACCTACTTCACCGACGCCGGGCATGTCGTCGACATCAACCAGGCAGCCGATCTCACCCCGTACCTCAAGGAGTCGAAGAGCTACGGGACGATCCAGCAGCAGCTGCGGGACATCTACACCGTCGACGGCAGGATCTACGGCGTACCCCGCACCGGCTACTCCATGGGGCTGGTCTACCACCGGGCGCTCTTCGAGAAGGCCGGCCTCGATCCCGACCGGCCGCCCACCACCTGGGCCGAGGTCCGCGCCGCCGCCAAGCGGATCGCCGCACTCGGCGACGGCACCGTCGGCTACGCCGACTACAGCGCCCAGAACCAGGGCGGCTGGCACTTCACCGCGGAGCTGTACTCCCGGGGCGGGGACGTCGTCACCCCCGACGGCGAGAAGGCGGCCGTCGACTCGCCCGAAGGCCGCGCCGTGCTGCAGACCCTGCACGACATGCGGTGGAAGGACGACTCCATGGGCAGCAAGCAACTGCTCGTGATCAACGACGTCCAGCAGATGATGGGCGCCGGCAAGCTCGGCATGTATCTCGCCGCCCCCGACAACATCCCGATCCTGGTGAAGGAGAAGGGAGCCGAGTACGAGGACCTCGCCCTCGCCCCCATGCCCGGCGGCAAGGCCACCCTCATCGGCGGCGACGGCTACATGATCGACAAGAAGGCCTCACCCGAGCAGATCAGGGCCGGCCTCAAGTGGCTCGACCACATGTTCCTCACCCCCGGCGACGGCTTCCTCGGCGACTACGCCCGCGCCGGGAAGAACGACGCGCCGGTCGGCCTGCCCGAGCCCCGGCTGTTCACCGGCGCCGCCGACGCCGAGGACCAGCAGGCCAAGAAGGCCAACGCCAACGTCCCGGTGGAGAACTACCAGGCCTTCCTCGACGGCAACCAGAGCCTGGAGATGAAGATCGAGCCGCCGCGGGCACAGCAGCTCTACTCCGTCCTCGACGGCGTCGTCTCCGCGGTGCTCACCAAGGAGGACGCCGACATCGACCGGCTCCTGAAGGACGCCTCCGGCAAGATCGACGGCATCCTGGCCCGGGGCTGA
- a CDS encoding carbohydrate ABC transporter permease: protein MKTVARRPAEAVELRPVPARPPAGSRRRRRLTDQLHAYGFLLGGLVCFALFSWYPAIRAVVIAFQRYTPGSPPEWVGTANFTRVLHDPEFGAAWRNTLGFTLLALLLGFAVPFVLALVLNELRHAKAFFRVVVYLPVMIPPVVSALLWKWFYDPGTGLANEALRFLHLPTSNWSNGADTALVSLVVVATWATMGGTVLIYLAALQSIPGELYEAAELDGANLLQRIRHVTVPQTRFVILMLMLLQIIATMQVFTEPFVITGGGPENSTVTVLYLIYKYAFLYNDFGGACALSVMLLALLGLFSALYLRLTGSPKETT, encoded by the coding sequence ATGAAGACGGTCGCCCGCCGGCCCGCCGAGGCCGTCGAACTGCGCCCGGTGCCGGCCCGGCCACCGGCCGGGAGCCGAAGACGCCGCCGCCTCACCGACCAACTGCACGCCTACGGCTTCCTCCTCGGCGGCCTCGTCTGCTTCGCCCTGTTCTCCTGGTACCCGGCGATCCGCGCGGTCGTGATCGCGTTCCAGAGGTACACACCGGGCTCACCGCCCGAATGGGTCGGCACCGCCAACTTCACCCGGGTCCTGCACGACCCCGAGTTCGGCGCGGCCTGGCGCAACACCCTCGGCTTCACCCTGCTCGCCCTGCTCCTCGGCTTCGCCGTCCCGTTCGTCCTGGCCCTGGTGCTGAACGAACTCCGGCACGCCAAGGCGTTCTTCCGCGTCGTCGTCTACCTGCCGGTGATGATCCCGCCGGTGGTCAGCGCCCTGCTGTGGAAATGGTTCTACGACCCCGGCACCGGCCTCGCCAACGAGGCGCTGCGGTTCCTGCACCTGCCCACCTCGAACTGGTCCAACGGCGCCGACACCGCCCTGGTCTCCCTGGTCGTCGTCGCCACCTGGGCCACCATGGGCGGCACCGTCCTGATCTACCTCGCCGCCCTCCAGTCCATCCCCGGCGAACTGTACGAGGCCGCCGAACTCGACGGCGCGAACCTGCTCCAGCGCATCCGTCATGTGACGGTCCCCCAGACCAGGTTCGTCATCCTCATGCTGATGCTGCTTCAGATCATCGCCACCATGCAGGTGTTCACCGAACCCTTCGTGATCACCGGCGGCGGACCGGAGAACTCCACCGTCACCGTCCTCTACCTCATCTACAAGTACGCCTTCCTCTACAACGACTTCGGCGGCGCCTGCGCGCTGAGCGTGATGCTCCTCGCCCTGCTCGGCCTGTTCTCCGCCCTCTACCTCCGACTCACCGGCTCCCCGAAGGAGACGACGTGA
- a CDS encoding metallophosphoesterase family protein, translating into MTSTAGGDGQMWAISDLHIGYDENRALVERMRPGSDEDWLLVAGDVAETVDDIRWALKTLAGRFRKVLWAPGNHELWTHPRDTVTLRGVARYDHLVEQCRELGVTTPEDPYPVWDGPGGPVAVAPLFLLYDYTFLPAGCATKDEGLAYAHGTGVVCTDEHLLHPDPYPSREAWCRARVEETGRRLAELPDDLPVVLVNHYPLHRHPTDVLWYPEFAMWCGTELTDDWHRRFNVHTMVYGHLHIPRSTRRDGVPFEEVSVGYPREWRKRATPPGRLRRIVPDGHAHEGKDEPEEPEEGAR; encoded by the coding sequence GTGACGTCCACGGCCGGTGGCGACGGACAGATGTGGGCGATCAGCGACCTGCACATCGGTTACGACGAGAACCGTGCGCTGGTCGAGCGGATGCGCCCCGGGTCGGACGAGGACTGGCTCCTCGTGGCCGGGGACGTCGCGGAGACGGTGGACGACATCCGCTGGGCGCTCAAGACACTCGCCGGCCGGTTCCGGAAGGTCCTCTGGGCACCCGGCAACCACGAACTGTGGACCCACCCGAGGGACACCGTCACCCTGCGCGGCGTCGCCCGCTACGACCACCTCGTCGAACAGTGCCGGGAACTCGGCGTGACCACCCCCGAGGACCCCTATCCCGTCTGGGACGGCCCCGGCGGTCCGGTGGCCGTGGCCCCGCTGTTCCTGCTGTACGACTACACGTTCCTGCCCGCCGGCTGCGCCACCAAGGACGAGGGGCTGGCGTACGCGCACGGCACCGGCGTCGTCTGCACCGACGAGCACCTGCTGCACCCCGACCCGTACCCGAGCCGGGAGGCCTGGTGCCGGGCCCGGGTCGAGGAGACCGGACGCCGGCTCGCCGAACTGCCGGACGACCTGCCCGTCGTCCTCGTCAACCACTACCCGCTGCACCGGCATCCCACGGACGTCCTGTGGTACCCCGAGTTCGCCATGTGGTGCGGCACCGAGCTGACCGACGACTGGCACCGCAGGTTCAACGTCCACACGATGGTCTACGGACATCTCCACATCCCGCGCAGCACCCGCCGGGACGGCGTCCCCTTCGAGGAGGTGTCCGTGGGCTACCCCCGCGAATGGCGCAAGCGGGCGACGCCACCGGGACGGCTGCGCCGGATCGTGCCGGACGGACACGCACACGAGGGCAAGGACGAGCCCGAGGAACCCGAGGAAGGGGCCCGATGA
- a CDS encoding glycoside hydrolase family 13 protein — protein MGQPTPARHDDDWWRSAVIYQVYVRSFADGDGDGTGDLAGVRAKLPYLVELGVDALWFTPWYLSPMKDGGYDVADYRAIDPAFGTLAEAEKLITEARGLGIRTIVDIVPNHVSDQHPWFRAALAGGPERDLFHFRPGRGERGELPPNDWRSEFGGPAWARLDDGDWYLHLFAPEQPDLNWAHPAVRQEHEDILRFWFERGVAGVRVDSAALPAKDPLLPDLTEGLDPHPYVDRDELHDVYRGWRAVADEYGAFFVGEVWLPDAERFARYLRPDELHTAFNFSFMTCPWDAARLRTSIDETLAEHAPIGAPATWVLCNHDVTRTVTRYGRSDTGFDFATKAFGTPTDLPLGTRRARAAALLSLALPGAVYVYQGEELGLPEADIPLDRIEDPMHARSGGTDPGRDGCRVPLPWTADAPHAGFGGVPWLPQPAGWAAYAADRQARDPGSLLVLYREAIRLRPAFEDGPFAWLPTADGVLAFTRADGGALCVVNLADTPAALPPHTGLLLGSGPLDPDGRLPKDTAVWLRA, from the coding sequence GTGGGACAGCCCACCCCCGCCCGACACGACGACGACTGGTGGCGCTCCGCCGTCATCTACCAGGTGTACGTCCGCAGCTTCGCCGACGGCGACGGCGACGGCACCGGTGATCTCGCCGGAGTCCGCGCCAAGCTGCCCTACCTCGTAGAACTCGGCGTGGACGCCCTGTGGTTCACCCCCTGGTACCTGTCCCCGATGAAGGACGGCGGCTACGACGTCGCCGACTACCGGGCGATCGACCCGGCCTTCGGTACCCTCGCCGAGGCGGAGAAACTCATCACCGAGGCGCGGGGGCTGGGCATCCGCACGATCGTCGACATCGTGCCGAACCACGTCTCCGACCAGCACCCCTGGTTCCGTGCCGCCCTCGCCGGCGGCCCCGAGCGCGACCTGTTCCACTTCCGCCCGGGCCGGGGGGAGCGCGGCGAACTGCCGCCCAACGACTGGCGGTCGGAGTTCGGCGGCCCCGCCTGGGCAAGGCTGGACGACGGCGACTGGTACCTCCACCTGTTCGCCCCCGAGCAGCCCGACCTCAACTGGGCGCATCCGGCGGTGCGCCAGGAACACGAGGACATCCTGCGGTTCTGGTTCGAGCGGGGCGTGGCCGGCGTGCGCGTCGACTCCGCCGCGCTGCCGGCGAAGGACCCCCTGCTGCCCGACCTCACCGAGGGCCTCGACCCGCACCCGTACGTGGACCGCGACGAGCTCCACGACGTCTACCGCGGCTGGCGGGCCGTCGCCGACGAGTACGGGGCCTTCTTCGTCGGCGAGGTCTGGCTCCCGGACGCCGAACGCTTCGCCCGCTATCTGCGCCCCGACGAACTGCACACCGCGTTCAACTTCTCCTTCATGACCTGCCCCTGGGACGCGGCACGGCTGCGCACCTCCATCGACGAGACCCTGGCCGAGCACGCCCCGATCGGCGCACCCGCCACCTGGGTGCTGTGCAACCACGACGTGACCCGTACGGTCACCCGCTACGGCCGCTCGGACACCGGCTTCGACTTCGCCACCAAGGCCTTCGGCACCCCGACCGACCTGCCCCTGGGCACCCGCCGGGCCCGCGCCGCCGCCCTGCTGTCGCTGGCGCTTCCCGGCGCGGTCTACGTCTACCAGGGCGAGGAACTCGGCCTGCCCGAGGCCGACATCCCGCTCGACCGCATCGAGGACCCCATGCACGCCCGCTCCGGGGGCACCGACCCCGGACGTGACGGATGCAGGGTGCCGCTGCCGTGGACGGCCGACGCGCCGCACGCCGGTTTCGGCGGCGTACCGTGGCTGCCGCAGCCCGCCGGCTGGGCCGCGTACGCCGCCGACCGGCAGGCCCGGGACCCCGGCTCCCTGCTCGTCCTGTACCGCGAGGCGATCCGCCTGCGCCCGGCCTTCGAGGACGGCCCGTTCGCCTGGCTGCCCACTGCCGACGGCGTACTCGCCTTCACCCGCGCGGACGGCGGCGCCCTCTGCGTGGTGAACCTCGCGGACACGCCCGCCGCCCTCCCGCCCCACACCGGACTGCTCCTCGGCAGCGGCCCCCTCGACCCCGACGGACGCCTGCCGAAGGACACGGCGGTCTGGCTGCGCGCCTGA